One genomic window of Panicum hallii strain FIL2 chromosome 6, PHallii_v3.1, whole genome shotgun sequence includes the following:
- the LOC112896653 gene encoding serine/threonine-protein kinase-like protein CCR4 produces MPMSRHARACHRSAFPFLLVTRTTTGGILPLLLAVFILTGSVGVCSASKQFSTVAISHAPNSTLVCALVTTNGGDAAATGGSSSKLHCTSLPDGQQFVYPSADIPYNAIAAGTDFLCGLMAPAGGHAAMRWWSFSEEAAANRSRPVGRRLYWGPSLRSLNAGGAHVCGLSNDHDPACWEWPGLKLPKGVDFSGIALGQDFLCGILAKDNTSMSCYGGMKAPLLTPKPAAFKTVAAGHRHACAVDEEGGFACWGDGVPKVPPAELPESMSAMALGNDTTCILDGKGIAQCWGGAPVPAQYKSTPFLAIEADGDAVCAITLYNYSVVCWGKGDRFGGGRLIYNATMPGACAPQRNCSCGIISGSGALCGNGGGEGVQELAVCQPCPLLLNASRIVIANGMNKAAPPPGDDDARKKKTLAVALSVAGVGAAVLAAAGTAFYLVAFKKREKKTLRLGESSSRRLCRDVEAMVMPAPQVSPLRPARPLGCEEFTLRELSRLTNGFAEESKIGSGSFGSVYRAKLPDGREVAIKRAERAGSGGRRRRRFDAERAFRAELRLLSRVNHRNLVQLLGFCEERGERILVFEFMPHGALHDHLHGGSREGAGYSPLFASWEARLRVALDAARGVEYLHCYAVPPIIHRDVKPSNILLDGDWTAKVSDFGLSLASGGAAAAAASSSATAGTVGYIDPEYYRLQELTERSDVYSFGVVLLELVTGRKAIHRTSQDGSGSPRNVIEFAVPAVETGNITKILDDRVPPPRGHEVEAVARVAKIASECVRPRGRARPIMSEVVAELEWAVTLCEESVLVAAAAAGQNSSRHGGSDLSRSRSRSESDDPSPFHTRELGFGFGFSHSHSSSRPVTHGRSHSTM; encoded by the coding sequence ATGCCAATGTCTCGACATGCCCGTGCCTGCCACCGCTccgccttccccttcctccttgtgacgaggacgacgacgggcggcatccttcctctcctcctcgcCGTCTTCATCCTCACCGGTTCCGTCGGCGTGTGCTCGGCGTCGAAGCAGTTCTCCACGGTCGCCATCTCGCACGCGCCCAACTCCACCCTTGTCTGCGCGCTCGTCACCACCAACGGCGGCGATGCCGCGGCCACGGGAGGATCCAGCTCCAAGCTGCACTGCACCTCGCTGCCGGACGGACAGCAGTTCGTGTACCCCTCCGCCGACATCCCCTAcaacgccatcgccgccggcaccGACTTCCTCTGCGGCCTCATGGCCCCGGCCGGTGGCCACGCCGCCATGCGCTGGTGGTCCTTCTCCGAGGAGGCCGCCGCCAACCGCTCCCGCCCCGTCGGCCGCCGCCTCTACTGGGGGCCATCGCTCCGCTCGCTCAACGCCGGCGGCGCCCACGTCTGCGGCCTCTCCAACGACCACGACCCAGCCTGCTGGGAGTGGCCGGGCCTCAAGCTCCCTAAAGGCGTCGACTTTTCCGGCATCGCGCTCGGCCAGGACTTCCTCTGCGGCATCCTCGCCAAAGACAACACCTCCATGAGCTGCTACGGCGGGATGAAGGCACCGTTGCTGACGCCGAAGCCGGCGGCCTTCAAGActgtcgccgccggccaccgccacgCGTGCGCGGTCGACGAGGAGGGAGGCTTCGCCTGCTGGGGCGACGGCGTCCCCAAGGTGCCGCCCGCCGAGCTGCCGGAGAGCATGTCGGCCATGGCGCTCGGCAACGACACCACGTGCATCCTCGACGGGAAAGGAATCGCGCAGTGCTGGGGCGGCGCGCCGGTGCCGGCACAGTACAAGAGCACGCCATTCCTGGCCATCGAGGCCGACGGCGACGCCGTCTGCGCCATCACCTTGTACAACTACTCCGTCGTGTGTTGGGGGAAGGGCGACCGATTCGGCGGAGGCCGGCTCATCTACAACGCCACCATGCCCGGCGCCTGCGCGCCCCAGCGGAACTGCTCCTGCGGCATCATCTCGGGGTCAGGGGCGCTCtgcggcaacggcggcggcgaaggcgtCCAAGAGCTCGCCGTCTGCCAACCGTGTCCGCTACTGCTCAACGCGTCCAGAATCGTGATTGCCAATGGGATGAAcaaggcggcgccgccgccaggcGATGACGatgcaaggaagaagaagaccctggcGGTCGCCCTCAGCGTGGCCGGCGTCGGAGCCGCGGTgctcgcggcggcggggacggcgtTCTACCTCGTAGCGTTCAAGAAGCGGGAGAAGAAGACGCTGCGCCTTGGGGAGTCGTCTTCGCGGCGGCTGTGCCGCGACGTCGAAGCCATGGTCATGCCGGCGCCGCAGGTCTCGCCATTGCGGCCGGCGCGGCCTCTCGGGTGCGAGGAGTTCACGCTCCGGGAGCTCTCGCGCCTCACCAACGGCTTCGCTGAGGAGAGCAAGATCGGGAGCGGCAGCTTCGGGTCGGTGTACCGCGCCAAGCTCCCCGACGGTCGCGAGGTCGCCATCAAGCGCGCCGAGCgcgccggcagcggcgggcggcggcggcggcgcttcgacGCGGAGCGCGCGTTCCGCGCGGAGCTCCGGCTGCTGTCGCGCGTGAACCACCGCAACCTGGTGCAGCTGCTGGGGTTCTGCGAGGAGCGCGGCGAGCGCATCCTGGTGTTCGAGTTCATGCCCCACGGCGCGCTCCACGACCACCTCCACGGCGGCAGCCGCGAGGGCGCCGGGTACTCGCCGCTGTTCGCGTCGTGGGAGGCGCGGCTCCGGGTGGCGCTGGACGCGGCGCGAGGCGTGGAGTACCTGCATTGCTACGCCGTGCCGCCCATCATCCACCGCGACGTGAAGCCGTCCAACATCCTCCTCGACGGCGACTGGACGGCCAAGGTCTCGGACTTCGGGCTCTCGCtggccagcggcggcgcggcggccgcggccgcatcGTCGTCCGCCACGGCCGGCACGGTCGGGTACATCGACCCGGAGTACTACCGGCTGCAGGAGCTGACCGAGCGGAGCGACGTGTACAGCTTCGGCGTCGTGCTGCTGGAGCTGGTCACCGGCCGGAAGGCCATCCACCGGACCAGCCAGGACGGCAGCGGGTCCCCGAGGAACGTGATCGAGTTCGCCGTGCCGGCGGTGGAGACGGGCAACATCACCAAGATCCTCGACGACCGCGTGCCCCCGCCGCGCGGCCAcgaggtggaggcggtggcgcgCGTGGCCAAGATCGCCTCGGAGTGCGTTCGGCCGCGGGGCCGCGCCAGGCCGATCATGTCCGAGGTGGTCGCCGAGCTGGAGTGGGCCGTCACGCTGTGCGAGGAGTCCGTcctcgtggccgccgccgccgccgggcagaACAGCTCCCGGCACGGCGGCTCCGACCTGTCGCGGTCGCGGTCGCGCTCCGAGTCCGACGATCCGAGCCCGTTCCACACCCGCGAACTCGGCTTCGGGTTCGGCTTCAGCCACAGCCACAGCTCGAGCCGACCTGTCACCCATGGCAGGTCCCACTCGACAATGTAA